The DNA region CGGCTCACTCGCCGGAGCGGTCGACCTGTTTTCCGCGATACCGTGTCTGTGAGCCGGCGTCCTCGTCGTCCCGTCGTTCGTCGTCCGACGGCGGTTCGTCGGGGACGCCGGGGTGGTTCTCGCGGCTGACCGGCCGGCCGCGGTAGGTCAGCTGGTTGGCGCCGTCGTCGGCCTCGATCTCCTCGGGCGACTCGGCGGTGCGGTCCTCGACGTACTCCGCGGCCGCCGCGAGCAGCGACTCGTCCGTCGACCGCTTCGCCCAGCAGTGGTACTGCTTGCGCGGCGTCCGCAGGACGAACCGCGTGGCGAACAGCCCCGTGCGGTAGGCGGCCGCGACCACCGAGTCGTGTGGGACCTCGACGGCGGTGTCCTCGTCGTCGCCGCCGACCAGACAGAGCGTCCGGCGGTCGGTGACCACGACGACGGTGCCGCGGTCGCCGGCCGGTTTCGTCGTGTTGCGCTTGGTGCCGAGGCCGATACCGCGTTTCCCGTTCGTCAGAACGTAAGCCGGCGCCTCCGTCCCGTCGAGATGGGTCACGGGCGGGTCGTGCAGCCGTCCGTCGGGGAACGACTCCTCGCGCCCCGCGAGCACGCCGACCGTCACTGACGGGTGGGGCGCCATCTCCGCGAGCGTCATCGCCCTGTCGAGGGCGGTGCCGTCGCTCATCGACTCCCTCCGGGCGGCGTCGCGAGCGTCTCGTCGGTCATCACCCGGGCGTTGTCACCCGGTTCATATCAGAATACGCCTACGATTCCTTTGGGTGGGGGGAGGTCCTAATACGGTTCCAATGAGGGCCGCGGGGTCGGGCGAGCTAGCGCTCCCACTCGTAGAACCACCACGACGCGCCGAGCAACAGGAGTCCGGCGCCCAGGGCCGAGGTGGCGGGCTCGGGGAAGACGAACAGGACGAACCCGACCAGGATCAGGAGGCTCGGCTCGATCTCGTTCCAGTACTCGGAGTAGCTGGGGAACGCCATGTGCACCCGTTGGCGGGCGACCGGGAAATACGTTGACCGGTCGCCGCGCCGAGTTCGCCCGCTCGCGGGACTACTGGACAGTGTCCCCGACCCGGATCAGCCTGACGTGGCCCCGCTGGTCGATCGTGACCCTGTATCCCGCGTAGGAGAAGGCGATCTCCATCTGCGCCCCCGACGAGGGCGGCCGCTTGAAGAGGTTCTCGACGGCGTGGTCGACCTCGCGATACAGCGACGGCAACTCCGTCGCGTCGACCCCTTCGAGCCCCGCGATCAGTTCGAGGAACTCGTGTTCGGCCGTCTCTGACCGCGGTTCGATCCGCGCTCGCACGATTCCCGGCTGGTCCCCTCCCGTCTCGTCGGCGTCGTCGAACGGCTCGCGTGCCATACAGTATGAGGTGCGGAGCGCCGGGGACAAGTGTAATTGCCAGCTTTCGGTCAGCTACGCACCGATAACCCCGGGTTGGTGACTCGGTGATGCGGTCGGGTTGCGGGTTCGGGGCCACCCTGGCACCGGACCCGGAGCGGTTCGCGCAGGCGCCGCTCGCGGCCCGACGGCGCGCTGTCCGGTCGCCCACAGCGCGGGAGAAGAGACGGCTCCGGGTCAGGCCGGCGACGGCGTCTGCACGCTGGAGATGTAGCCCGTCAGGTCGGTCGTCGAGACGATGCCGATGACGCCCTCCTCGTCGTCGACGACGGGGAGGTGGTGGATACTGTGGTCGATCATCAGGTCGGCCGCCTCGACGATGGAGGTCTGGGCGGTCGTCGTGACCACGTCGGTCGTCATGTACCGCTCGACGGTCGTCTGGGCCTTCGGCTTGGACTTGGCGACGATGTCGACGAAGTCCGTCGTCGTGAGGATGCCCAGAAGCCGGTTGTCCTCGTCGACGACGACCAGCGACCCGACCCCGTTGTCCTGCATCTGTGCGGCGGCGTCCTCGACGAGCGTGTCGGGGCCGACCGTCTGCAGGTCCGAACTCATCAGCCGCGCGACGAAGATGTCTTCCATAGACACTGCTACACATACCCAGCGTATAAACACCGTCGGTCCCGGCAGAGCGGTCGGGCGATAGCGCCCCCGCCACGACCCCGCGGTGCCCCTCGACTCCGGTGGCGCTCGAACGAGTCCGCCGGGCCGCTCCGACCGCCGGACGACCCGAACCGCAAACCACAGGCGCGTCCTCCCGGAAGGAACGCCCATGTCGTGGTATCTCCTCTTCGTCGCCGGGCTGTTCGAGATCGCGTGGGCGGTCGGGCTGGAGTACTCAGAGGGGCTCAGCCGACCCGTCCCGACCGCAGCGACGGGCGTCGCGATGCTGATCAGCGTCGTCCTGCTCGCGAAGGCGGTCGAACAGTTGCCCGTCGGTACCGCCTACGCCGTCTGGACCGGGATCGGTGCGGTTGGCACTGCCGCGCTGGGGATCGTCCTCTTCGACGAACCGCTGAGCGCCGCTCGCGTCGCGTTCGTCGGCCTCATCGTCGTCGGCATCGCCGGGCTGAACCTCACCGCGAGCGGCGCCTCCTGAGGCGGGCTGTCGGGCCCGTGTGTCAGGTCTGCCGGTACAGCAGCGTCGCGACCCCGAGCACGAGGAGGAGCAGTCCCCACATCAGGTCGCCGCCCGGGAGGACACCGAGCAGGAGCGTGACGATACCCGAGGAGATCAGCGACCAGCCGAGCGTGGTCCGGAAGGCCATGCGAACCAGTTGGTGGTCCGAACGGAAAGGTGTCCGGTCGGGGGTTCGATGACATCCGGTTTGCGAGCCAATATGAGGAGTCGTGGTACCTCGACCCTCGGAAGGGTTATCCCCCAGCCAAACCTCTGTTTGTTCGTAATGGCAAACGGTAAGGTTGACTTCTTCAACGACACTGGCGGCTACGGTTTCATTTCGACTGACGACGGCGATCTCGACGACGACGAAGACGTCTTCTTCCACATGGAGGACGTCGGCGGCGAAGACCTCACGGAAGGTACCGAGGTCGAGTTCGACATCGAGTCCTCGCCGAAGGGGCCTCGCGCGGCGAACGTCGTCCGGCAGTAACACCGGGACACGGCTGTCGCTCACAGCGGCAGACACCGACCTCGATTTTTCAGACGGTTACGCGTCCGAGCCGGCGCTATCTGTACACGCTGTATTGAACCGTTCCGGACCGATGGCTCCGGTCAATACTGGCGAAACGTATTGCTCACTCCACGCGCATACCGGACAACAGACAGTTGCAAACCGCCACAAAACCGTACGGGCACCTCTCGAATTCTCGGATTGAGGACGGTGACAACGGTTTTCGCGCCTTGCTCGGACTCACACTCTGACCCCTCGTGGAAGCGTATTCTATATGGCGAGTAGGCGAGTCGACATAATACTAGTACAAACTATTTTAGTAATACTATGTTATGATCGTGCGTAACGAGCGATGACGGACTACAGTCCAGTCTTCGCCTGGATGATTTTGGCAGTTTTATGTGGGGGTATGCTACGAGATTCCGAGATCCGGCGAGTGCGTCTTGGACTCGGCGTAACGTTACTGGGCCTCGTAATCGGTATCGGAGTGATGAGTGTCAGCAGTCTGCCTCCCAAGATCACCTTTCCCGCTAGTGTCGTAGCATTCGGTTTCTTGCTCGCCGGGTTTCTACTCACCAGTGTTACCAAGATTCGAAGATATCGCAATCAATCGACGTAGCGGCTCCATTTTCGGGATCGGATCGGGATCCGGCAGCTGGATCGAATCGTTTGCCAGTTCCGGGGGCGGTGCTTTACTGTCCGCGATGCGCGACAGTGTCTCTCTGCGACACGACGAAGGCACCGCGAGCGATGCGAGTGAGTGAGTCCGCTGTACTGACCGATACTTGTGCCGTCTGTACTGAGCACGATCGCCATCACCGCCGCTAGGGGACGGTCGGAACGGAGAGAGAAAGCGGAGAGTAGAGCGGTCTGAGGTCGAGTCGCGGCTCAGTCCTGCTTGGGCTGGCCCCAGTACTCGTCGCGCTTGACGCGGTCGCCGACGGGCTGGACGTCCAGCGGCTCGTCGGCGGCCTCGATAGCCTCCAGCGCCGCGCGGGCGGAGGCGAGCGTCGAGAAGTAGGTTATCTCCTCCTCGACGGCCGCTTCGAGGGGTGCGCGCTGGCGCGAGACGATGAGGTCGAGGTCGCCGCTCTCGACGGCGTCGACGAACTCTTCGGTGTCGTCGAAGGTCACCAGGTCGAAGTGCTCGGCGTACTGGTCGACCAGTTCCTCGCCGGCCTCGGTCTCGCGGCCGGGGAACTCGCTCTCCGAGAGGTCGACCACGGCGGTCCCCTCCAGCGGGATGGGCTTGCCGACGGACATCTGGGCCTTCTGGTAGGCCTTGCCGAAGGAGTCGGCGGTCCCCATGACCTCGCCCGTGGACTTCATCTCCGGGCCGAGGCGCGGGTCCGAACCCGGCAGGCGGTCGAACGGCAGGACGACCTCCTTGATGGAGGTCTGCTCGGGCACCTGTTCGTTCACGTCCAGCTCGTCGAGGGACTCGCCGGCCATGACCTTCGCGGCGAGCTTCGCGATGGGGACGCCCGTCGCCTTCGAGACGAACGGGACGGTGCGCGAGGAGCGGGGGTTCGCTTCGAGGACGTACACCTCGCCGTCCTTGACCGCGAGCTGGACGTTCAGCAGGCCGACGGTGTCGAGCGCGCGGGCGATGTCCTCGGTGACCTGGCGGACCTTGCGGTTCACGTCGCGGCCGAGCGAGCGCGGCGGGATCATGCAGGCGGAGTCGCCCGAGTGGACGCCCGCGCTCTCGACGTGCTCCATGATGCCGCCGATGAGGACGTTCTCGCCGTCGGAGACGGCGTCGACGTCCAGTTCGACGGCGTCCTCGAGGAACTCGTCGACGAGGATGGGCTTGTCCGGGCTGACGCGGACGGCCTCCTCGATGTACTCCTTGAGGTCCTCGTCGCTGTAGACGATGTCCATCGCGCGGCCGCCCAGCACGTAGGAGGGGCGCACGAGGACGGGGTAGCCGATCTCGTGGGCCAGGTCCAGCGCCTCCTGCTCGCTGGTGGCGGAGCCGCCCTGGGGCTGGGCGATGCCCAGGTCGTCCATCAGGCGGTTGAAGCGGTCGCGGTCCTCCGCGAGGTCCATGGCGTCGACCGAGGTGCCCATGATCTCGCAGTCGAGGTCACGGCGCTGGAGTTCCGCTTCCAGCGGGTGGCCGATGTCGACGGAGGTCTGGCCGCCGAACTGGACCATCACGCCGTCGGCGCCGGTCTCCTCGACCACGTCGGCGACCTCCTCGGCCGTGATGGGCTCGAAGAACAGCCCGTCGGAGGTGTCGTAGTCGGTCGAGACCGTCTCGGGGTTGTTGTTGACGACGGTGGCGTCGATGCCCAGCTCCTCCAGCGCGCGGACCGCGTGGACCGAACAGTAGTCGAACTCGACGCCCTGCCCGATGCGGATCGGGCCGCCGCCGACGACCACGACGCTCTCGGCGTCGCGGTCGACCTGCACCTCGTTGCGGCCCAGCCCCGAGATGGGGTCACGGGAGGAGTAGTAGTACGGCGTCGTCGCCGCGAACTCGCCGGCGCAGGTGTCGACGAGCTTGAAGTCCCTGTCGGAGGTCTGGCTCTCGACCTCGTCGACGGTCACGTCCGGACCGGGCGAGGTCGCGGCCTCGGCGGATTCGGCCTCCGCCCCACCGTCGGCCATCGCGGTGTCGTCGTCGGGCGCGTCGGGGCCCTCGACGGTCGGCAGCCAGGAGGCGTGGGTGTCGTTGAACTCGCCGCCGGCCAGCGCGACGATCTCCTGGTCGGTGAAGCCCACGTCGGCGGCGGCCTGGTAGTCGCCGTCGGCCGCGGCCTCGGCGGCGTCGGCGATGCGCTTGAACCGTTCGAGGTACCACTCGCGGATCTCCGTGATCTCGCGGATCGTCTCGACGTCGTAGCCGCGACTGAACGCCTCGAAGATGGCGTAGGGACGGTCCGGCGAGGGGCGTTCGAGGTAGTACTCCTCCAGTTCGTCGTTGAACACCGTCGAGAAGTCGACGGCCGGGTCGTACTCGCTCGACCGGAGCGCCTTCAGCAGCGACTCCTCGAACGTGCGGCCGATGGACATCGCCTCGCCGGTCGATTTCATCGCCGGCCCGAGCTCGAACTCCACGTCGGTGAACTTGTCCTTGGGCCACCGGGGGACCTTCGTGACCACGTAGTCGATGGCCGGCTCGAAGGCCGCGGTGGTCTGACCCGTGATCTCGTTTTCGATCTCGTGGAGGCGCTTGCCCAGCGCGACCTTCGCGGTGACGCGGGCGATGGGGTAACCGGTCGCCTTCGACGCGAGGGCGGAGGAGCGGGAGACGCGCGGGTTGACCTCGACGACGCGATACTCGCCGCCGGGGGTGCCGTCGTCGCGCCAGGCGAACTGGATGTTACAGCCGCCCTGGATACCGAGTTCGCGGATCACGTCGAGCGCGGTGTCGCGCATGACCTGGTGGCCCTCGTCGGGGATGACCTGGGAGGGAGTCACGACCGTCGACTCCCCGGTGTGGATGCCCATCGGGTCGAGGTTCTCCATGTTGCAGATGATGATACACGAGTCGTCGGCGTCGCGCATCACCTCGTACTCCAGCTCGATCCAGCCGTCGATGGACTCCGTGATCATCACGCGGTCGTCCCGCGAGAGGCGCAGCCCCTTCCGGACGGCGTCTTTGAGTTCGTCCATGTCGTCGATGACGCCCGACCCGGCGCCGCCCAGCGTGTAGGTCGTGCGCATGATGACCGGGAGGCCGCCGACGGCCTCGACGGCCTCCTCGACCTCGTCCATGGACTCGATGGTGATCGACTCGGGGACCGGCTCGCCGATGGACTCCATGCGCTGGCGGAACTGGTCGCGGTCCTCCGTCGCGTAGATGGTGTCCAGCGGCGTGCCCATCACCTCGACGTCGTGCTCGTCGAGGACGCCCTCCTCGGCGAGTTCCGCGGTGACGTTCAGCCCCGTCTGGCCGCCCAGGCCGGCGATGACCCCGTCGGGGTTCTCCTTCCGGATGATCTCCGAGATGGCCTCGGTGTTGATGGGCTCGATGTAGACGGCGTCGGCCATCTCCGGGTCGGTCATGATCGTCGCCGGGTTCGAGTTGACGAGCACGACGCGCGCCCCCTCCTCCTGGAGCGCGCGACACGCCTGCGCCCCCGAGTAGTCGAACTCGGCCGCCTGTCCGATCTTGATCGGCCCGCTCCCGATCAGCAGAATGGTACGGTCCTCGTCCTGTGTCATTACTCGGGCGGAGTCCGCTCATCGTAATAAACCCGGCGAAAGAATGCGGAAATCGAAATCGAGTTTCGAAAATCGTACCGGCGCGCTCCGGGTCGCGCAGCGGTACGGATCGGACGCACGGCGCGGTGTGGGCGGGGGATCGGGACGAGCGCGGCCTCGCCCCGGCCGTCGGGTGTCTACCGGACATACTGTGACGGCACGTAAAGGGGCGACGATACGGGGGGCGGCCAGCGGCGGTCGGCAGCGGCTGGTGGCGACCTCCGCTCCGGAAGGCACGGCCTCAGTTGTTGCGGTCGGTGAACTCGTAGCGATACGGCTGGTCGCGGATGACCTCGACCTCGCCGGACTGGGCGTGGCGCCCGAGGACGGTCGCCACGCGGTGAGCGCTGTCGAACTCCACCCCGTGGTCGTCGAGGAGGTTCAGGATCTCCCTGGCCGTCAGCGGCTCCTCCGCGTCGGCCTCCTCCAGCACGGACCGGATGCGCTCGAAGTCGCGCTGCCGTACGCGCATACACACCCGTACAGCCTCCCCCACCATTAAACGCCGTCAGACAGCCGTCAGACGGCCGATCTCTGGGAATCGCAGGACGGCACCGGCCCGGGTGTGTCGGCCGCTGTCATACGCACCACGCAACTACGTGCAACTGACCCGAACGTTCCGGACGGATGTTCGATATCCGCGGACAGCCGTTCCGCAGTAGTCGACAGCCCCGCGACCCGCGGGCCCGACGGACGCCCGGCGCGCTCAGACCGCCGAGTCGTGCTCCGTCTCGAACTCGCGCTCCTCGCGGTACTGGTCGACGAACGCGCTCACGTCGAACTCGTGGAGCCACTCCTCGAACTGCGCGGCCGCCGCCTCGTCGTCGGCGTGGCTCACCGCGTGGTCCATCAGCTCGACGACGAGCTCGACGACGATCTCGTGGAGCCGGCGGGCGTCGAAGTCGGTCAGCCACAGCAGCGAGTAGCCCACCTCCCCCTGGTCGGAGAGGTCCTCGCTGACCACGGCCTCGGGGAACTCCTCCATCACGATGCCCATGACGTGGGCGGTCGTGAACTCGGGGAACTCGTCGGCCGTCTCGACGGTCTCGGTGAGCACCTCGACGAGGAACTCCGGGACGAACCGGCCCAGCGGGTGCACGTCCATCACGACCGCGTGGGCCTCGCCGCAGGCGCAGTCGTACTCCCGCAGGCCCATGTCCAGGTCGTGGAGGGCGACGGTCTCCCCGCAGGGCAACTCGATGTCCGCCCCCTCGCTCCCGGGGACGCGCGGCTCTGCCATTACCCGGTGTACCGCCGTCAGCCGTTTAAACGCCGCGGTACCGCCCGGCGTTCGACCGTCCCGTCGCGGAACGCGGGGCGCGCCGCCGTTCAGAAGTCGTACGGATTATCGCAGGTCATTCCGGGATCGACCGCACGCAGTCGTGCGGTCGACCCGGTAAACGCTTGCGATAATCCGTATCAGGGCCAGTCGTCGCGCTCGTCGTCGCCGGCGTCCTCGTCGGGCGTCTCCGGCTCGCCGAGTTCCCACTCGGCGGCCTCGGCCGCGTCGGAGACGGCGAGGTACTCCCAGCCGACCTCCTCGGCGAGTTCGGCGTCCTCGTCGTCGGTCCCGACGAAGACGTGTCGCTCGGTGCCGAACTGTTTCTGCACGTTTTCGAGGCTCTCGGCGCGGCTGCGGGGCCCGGAGAAGAAGTCCTGGCGGATGCGGTGTTTGCGCGTGAAGTTCGTCACCACGTAGGTCGGCTGCTCGGAGACGACGCCGACGTACTCGCTCCACTGGCGCGCGTCCTGGAACACCCGGTCCGGGTAGGCCAGGGCCTTCAGCGCGTCCAGGTCGAAGGCGAGGGTCATGTCGCTGCTGCCGCCGCTGTCCATACACGATAGGGGTACTGGCCCGGGGAAAACGCCTTCGATCAGGCCCCGAGCGTGTCGCTCTGGCCCGCGGGCGCGCCGCTGGGCTGGCCGCCCGCGCGGCCGCCGACCGCCTGCAGGTACGCGCTCGTGAACAGCGACACGCCGAACACGACGACCGTCGTCTCGACGGTCCGCCTGAACGGCCCGGTCAGGTCACCCAGCGGGACCAGTCCGCTGATGAACGTCACGACGACCCAGGTCAGCCAGAAGACCGCGACGAGCACGATCATCTGGAGTGCGTTCTCCTTCACCAGCCCGTAGCTGTTCGACATCGCCTCGAAGACGCCGTCGCCGTCGAGCACGACCCGCTGGCGGACGAACAGGAACAGGATCGCCAGCACGAACCCCACGAGGAGCGGGGCCGTGAGTACGACCAGCAACAGCGCCAGGAAGCTCGCGACCACCGACTTGACGTACGCGCTCGGAAGTCCCGAGACGATCTCGTCGACCGGGACGCTGTTGGGGTCCCGCGCCGCGAGCGCCCGGACCCCCACGACGTGCAGAAACTCCATGATGAACGGGAGCGTCAGGAGCAGGCCGACCGCCGCGACGAAGGGGATATCCATCCCCGTCGTGTCGACCATGTCCACGACCGGGAGCAGCTCCGTGTACCCCCGCTCGATCAGTTCGTCCTCCACATCGGCGAGCGTGTACCCCCCCGCCCGGTCGAGGGCGAACTCGACGCCGCGCGCGAGGAACGTGTTGTACACCACCGGGTTCGTGAGCCTGAAGACAGCGAACAGGACCAACACGAGTACGCCCGGAACGGTCGCGATCCGTCTGACCGCGTCTTCCAGCGTGTCACCCACGGACACTGACATGTCCCCGAGTGTTCGCCTCTGTTACTTAAGCGATACGATCCGTCAGACAACAGGACGCCTCCGGTCCTGTCGGCGGTGAGCGCACGCCGCGGTACGGACGGAGACGGTATCGGCGACGGCGGAAAGGCGGCGACGGCGGAAAGGCGGCGACGGCGGAAAGGCGGCGACGGCGGAAAGGCGGCGACGGCGGAAAGGCGGCGACGGCGGAAAGGCGGCGACGGAGTTACTCGGGCTTGGGGGCGGCCTCTTCGAGCTTGTCCATGTCCACGTCCTCCTCGAGGAGCAGGTCCTTGTGCTGGGCGACCTCGCGCTCCTCGCGCATGAGCTTCTTGAACTTGGACTGCTGGGAGAGGTCGCCGATGAGGACGCCGCCGACGATCTTGCCGTCCTTGAAGGCGAGGCGGCGCCACTCGGTGTCGCTGTACTTGCGGGCGGCGCCGTCGT from Halosimplex halophilum includes:
- a CDS encoding HalOD1 output domain-containing protein, which codes for MAREPFDDADETGGDQPGIVRARIEPRSETAEHEFLELIAGLEGVDATELPSLYREVDHAVENLFKRPPSSGAQMEIAFSYAGYRVTIDQRGHVRLIRVGDTVQ
- a CDS encoding CBS domain-containing protein translates to MEDIFVARLMSSDLQTVGPDTLVEDAAAQMQDNGVGSLVVVDEDNRLLGILTTTDFVDIVAKSKPKAQTTVERYMTTDVVTTTAQTSIVEAADLMIDHSIHHLPVVDDEEGVIGIVSTTDLTGYISSVQTPSPA
- a CDS encoding DMT family transporter, producing MSWYLLFVAGLFEIAWAVGLEYSEGLSRPVPTAATGVAMLISVVLLAKAVEQLPVGTAYAVWTGIGAVGTAALGIVLFDEPLSAARVAFVGLIVVGIAGLNLTASGAS
- a CDS encoding cold-shock protein, which gives rise to MANGKVDFFNDTGGYGFISTDDGDLDDDEDVFFHMEDVGGEDLTEGTEVEFDIESSPKGPRAANVVRQ
- the carB gene encoding carbamoyl-phosphate synthase large subunit, encoding MTQDEDRTILLIGSGPIKIGQAAEFDYSGAQACRALQEEGARVVLVNSNPATIMTDPEMADAVYIEPINTEAISEIIRKENPDGVIAGLGGQTGLNVTAELAEEGVLDEHDVEVMGTPLDTIYATEDRDQFRQRMESIGEPVPESITIESMDEVEEAVEAVGGLPVIMRTTYTLGGAGSGVIDDMDELKDAVRKGLRLSRDDRVMITESIDGWIELEYEVMRDADDSCIIICNMENLDPMGIHTGESTVVTPSQVIPDEGHQVMRDTALDVIRELGIQGGCNIQFAWRDDGTPGGEYRVVEVNPRVSRSSALASKATGYPIARVTAKVALGKRLHEIENEITGQTTAAFEPAIDYVVTKVPRWPKDKFTDVEFELGPAMKSTGEAMSIGRTFEESLLKALRSSEYDPAVDFSTVFNDELEEYYLERPSPDRPYAIFEAFSRGYDVETIREITEIREWYLERFKRIADAAEAAADGDYQAAADVGFTDQEIVALAGGEFNDTHASWLPTVEGPDAPDDDTAMADGGAEAESAEAATSPGPDVTVDEVESQTSDRDFKLVDTCAGEFAATTPYYYSSRDPISGLGRNEVQVDRDAESVVVVGGGPIRIGQGVEFDYCSVHAVRALEELGIDATVVNNNPETVSTDYDTSDGLFFEPITAEEVADVVEETGADGVMVQFGGQTSVDIGHPLEAELQRRDLDCEIMGTSVDAMDLAEDRDRFNRLMDDLGIAQPQGGSATSEQEALDLAHEIGYPVLVRPSYVLGGRAMDIVYSDEDLKEYIEEAVRVSPDKPILVDEFLEDAVELDVDAVSDGENVLIGGIMEHVESAGVHSGDSACMIPPRSLGRDVNRKVRQVTEDIARALDTVGLLNVQLAVKDGEVYVLEANPRSSRTVPFVSKATGVPIAKLAAKVMAGESLDELDVNEQVPEQTSIKEVVLPFDRLPGSDPRLGPEMKSTGEVMGTADSFGKAYQKAQMSVGKPIPLEGTAVVDLSESEFPGRETEAGEELVDQYAEHFDLVTFDDTEEFVDAVESGDLDLIVSRQRAPLEAAVEEEITYFSTLASARAALEAIEAADEPLDVQPVGDRVKRDEYWGQPKQD
- a CDS encoding DUF5815 family protein — its product is MAEPRVPGSEGADIELPCGETVALHDLDMGLREYDCACGEAHAVVMDVHPLGRFVPEFLVEVLTETVETADEFPEFTTAHVMGIVMEEFPEAVVSEDLSDQGEVGYSLLWLTDFDARRLHEIVVELVVELMDHAVSHADDEAAAAQFEEWLHEFDVSAFVDQYREEREFETEHDSAV
- a CDS encoding DUF7124 domain-containing protein — its product is MDSGGSSDMTLAFDLDALKALAYPDRVFQDARQWSEYVGVVSEQPTYVVTNFTRKHRIRQDFFSGPRSRAESLENVQKQFGTERHVFVGTDDEDAELAEEVGWEYLAVSDAAEAAEWELGEPETPDEDAGDDERDDWP